A genomic window from Halomonas sp. LR3S48 includes:
- a CDS encoding ABC transporter substrate-binding protein, whose translation MHTFQQRLPRPPRARRWLTATVALTSGLAAFVAAADTTVRVLRVEISDVEKQYYADVVAEYEAQNPGVDVVFEYIANEAYKTRLPTLLQSNQRPDIFYSWGGEGLRDQVEAGFVRDLTEEMQDGWQDLYPESAVRAFTLDDRVYGAPLYATVVGFWANTALTEQAGVDIEAIETWEDLRQAVTTLRESGITPAVVGGQDGWPMHFYWGYLATRLAGGEGIEAAKQGDNGGFEGEPFVRAGELLQSFVELNPFQSGFMATSYERASAMFGDGEAALHLMGDWDYIPSQERSMTGEGVPDEDLEFIRFPRVEGGAGNDDSFGGMNGFAVTRDASYEAVDFLRFLLNEENQREAARLGIFVPVAHGSEEELDTPYARKVAEILSESNFHQVFLDQALGTSVGATVNDISGDLAQREITPEEAAAQIEEAWMFR comes from the coding sequence ATGCACACTTTCCAACAGCGACTGCCCAGGCCACCTCGCGCCAGGCGCTGGTTGACGGCGACGGTTGCCCTGACCTCCGGCCTGGCGGCGTTCGTCGCGGCGGCCGATACCACCGTAAGGGTGCTCAGGGTCGAAATCAGCGACGTTGAGAAGCAGTACTACGCCGATGTCGTTGCCGAGTACGAGGCGCAGAACCCTGGCGTCGACGTGGTCTTCGAGTACATCGCCAACGAGGCCTACAAGACACGCCTGCCGACGCTGCTGCAGTCCAATCAGCGCCCCGACATTTTCTACAGCTGGGGTGGCGAGGGGTTACGCGACCAGGTCGAGGCCGGCTTCGTGCGCGACCTCACCGAGGAGATGCAGGACGGCTGGCAGGACCTCTACCCCGAGTCGGCCGTGCGCGCCTTCACGCTCGACGATCGCGTCTACGGCGCGCCGCTCTACGCCACCGTGGTGGGTTTCTGGGCCAATACCGCACTGACCGAGCAGGCCGGGGTCGATATCGAGGCCATCGAGACCTGGGAGGACCTGCGGCAGGCAGTGACTACCCTGCGCGAAAGCGGCATCACGCCCGCCGTGGTAGGCGGTCAGGATGGCTGGCCGATGCATTTCTACTGGGGCTACCTGGCCACGCGTCTGGCCGGCGGCGAGGGCATCGAGGCAGCCAAGCAGGGCGACAACGGCGGCTTCGAGGGCGAGCCCTTCGTCCGCGCCGGCGAGCTGCTGCAGTCTTTCGTCGAGCTCAATCCCTTCCAGTCGGGCTTCATGGCGACCTCCTACGAGCGCGCCAGCGCCATGTTCGGTGACGGTGAAGCGGCCCTGCATCTGATGGGCGACTGGGACTACATCCCTTCCCAGGAGCGCTCGATGACGGGCGAGGGCGTGCCCGACGAAGACCTCGAGTTCATTCGCTTCCCCCGCGTGGAAGGCGGGGCCGGTAACGACGACAGCTTCGGCGGCATGAACGGCTTCGCCGTGACCCGCGACGCCTCCTACGAAGCGGTGGATTTCCTGCGCTTCCTGCTCAACGAGGAGAACCAGCGCGAGGCCGCACGGCTAGGCATCTTCGTGCCAGTGGCCCACGGCTCCGAAGAGGAACTCGATACGCCTTATGCGCGCAAGGTCGCCGAGATCCTCAGCGAATCGAATTTCCACCAGGTGTTCCTCGACCAGGCACTTGGTACCTCGGTCGGCGCCACGGTCAACGATATCAGCGGCGACCTGGCCCAGCGGGAAATCACGCCCGAGGAAGCGGCTGCCCAGATTGAAGAAGCCTGGATGTTCCGCTGA
- a CDS encoding carbohydrate ABC transporter permease codes for MTTMTRPAVHRRSNVDRLRQGLASGKFTAVLILLPPALILFSLFVILPLADAAYYSAFSWNGYGTPSDFVGTQNYERLLDHSVFHTALWNTAKLILVSLIIQMPLALGLALLVYRKTPTNTLFRLVFFLPYILAEVAAGLIWSFVFDGDYGITAFMFQALGQESVYVLADRQWAFPAIMTVIVWKYFGFHMMIYIAALQSVPKDLIEAAKLEGAKPRQVALFVQIPLIKHAIVVSGFFAIIGSLQIFDIIIPMTNGGPSNSTHTIVTYLYTFGLSRLNIGFGSAAAVVLFVLAIGIALFYQRATTKEERA; via the coding sequence ATGACCACCATGACCCGACCCGCCGTGCACAGGAGAAGCAACGTCGATCGCTTGCGGCAGGGGCTGGCCAGCGGCAAGTTCACCGCCGTGCTGATCCTGTTGCCACCGGCGCTGATCCTGTTCTCGCTGTTCGTCATCCTGCCGCTGGCCGACGCGGCCTACTACAGCGCCTTCTCGTGGAACGGCTACGGTACGCCGAGCGATTTCGTCGGCACCCAGAACTATGAGCGTCTGCTCGACCACTCGGTGTTCCATACCGCACTGTGGAACACCGCCAAGCTGATTCTCGTCTCGCTGATCATCCAGATGCCGCTGGCGCTGGGCCTGGCGCTGCTGGTGTATCGCAAGACACCAACCAATACACTGTTCCGCTTGGTGTTCTTCCTGCCCTACATTCTCGCCGAGGTGGCCGCCGGGCTGATCTGGAGCTTCGTCTTCGATGGCGACTACGGCATCACTGCCTTCATGTTCCAGGCCCTCGGGCAGGAGTCGGTCTATGTGCTGGCCGACCGTCAGTGGGCCTTCCCGGCGATCATGACGGTGATCGTGTGGAAGTACTTCGGCTTCCACATGATGATCTACATCGCCGCGCTGCAGAGCGTACCCAAGGATCTGATCGAGGCGGCCAAGCTGGAGGGCGCCAAGCCGCGCCAGGTGGCGCTGTTCGTGCAGATCCCGCTGATCAAGCACGCCATCGTGGTGAGCGGCTTCTTCGCCATCATTGGCTCGCTGCAGATCTTCGACATCATCATTCCGATGACCAACGGCGGGCCGTCAAACTCGACGCACACCATCGTCACCTACCTCTACACCTTCGGTCTTTCGCGGCTGAACATCGGCTTCGGTAGCGCCGCCGCCGTGGTGCTGTTCGTGCTCGCCATCGGCATCGCGCTGTTCTACCAGCGCGCCACGACGAAGGAGGAACGGGCATGA
- a CDS encoding carbohydrate ABC transporter permease, which translates to MSGATTTRNTLRVIVLILVASLVIGPLLASFFGGFKSNAELRTNPLGLPDTWNAENYVAIFLDGNFWRYMGNSFLISSMTVLLTLVVGAAAAYVFSQIRFFGSKMILSYLLLGLMFPFAAAILPLFIKVRDLGLLDTYWAVILPQTAFGLSLAILLFKAFFDQLPKELFEAAYVDGCSYLRFFWSFTLPLSTPILATVGVFVFVQSWNNFLLPLVVLNDRSIYTWPLGMMQFQGEYLTQWNMILAFVTLTITPAVIFFLAAQKYIVAGLTGGSVKG; encoded by the coding sequence ATGAGCGGCGCCACTACTACCCGCAACACGCTTCGCGTCATCGTGCTGATCCTGGTGGCCAGCCTGGTCATCGGCCCGCTGCTGGCCTCCTTCTTCGGCGGCTTCAAGAGCAACGCCGAACTGCGCACCAATCCGCTGGGCCTGCCGGACACCTGGAACGCGGAGAACTATGTTGCGATTTTCCTCGACGGCAACTTCTGGCGCTACATGGGCAACTCGTTCCTCATCTCGTCGATGACGGTACTGCTGACCCTGGTGGTGGGCGCGGCGGCGGCCTACGTGTTCTCGCAGATCCGCTTCTTCGGCTCGAAGATGATCCTCTCCTACCTGCTGCTGGGGCTGATGTTCCCCTTCGCCGCGGCGATCCTGCCGCTGTTCATCAAGGTACGCGACCTGGGGCTGCTGGATACCTACTGGGCGGTGATTCTGCCGCAGACCGCCTTCGGCCTGTCGCTGGCGATCCTGCTGTTCAAGGCGTTCTTCGACCAGTTGCCCAAGGAGCTGTTCGAGGCTGCCTACGTCGATGGCTGCAGCTACCTGCGCTTCTTCTGGTCGTTCACCCTGCCGCTGTCGACGCCGATCCTGGCCACGGTGGGCGTGTTCGTCTTCGTGCAGAGCTGGAACAACTTCCTGCTGCCGCTGGTGGTGCTCAACGACCGCTCCATCTACACGTGGCCGCTCGGCATGATGCAGTTCCAGGGCGAGTACCTGACCCAGTGGAACATGATCCTGGCGTTCGTGACGCTGACCATTACGCCGGCGGTGATCTTCTTCCTCGCCGCGCAGAAATACATCGTGGCCGGGCTGACCGGCGGCTCCGTCAAGGGATGA
- a CDS encoding glycoside hydrolase family 43 protein translates to MTDTLRNPILAGFNPDPSICRVGEDYYIATSTFEWYPGVQIHHSRDLANWQLVHRPLARATQLDMRGNPDSCGIWAPCLTYADGLFWLIYTDMKRYEGNFKDGHNYLVTAPAIEGPWSDPVYLNSSGFDPSLFHDEDGRKWLVNLKWDYRQREGGDRFGGILLQEYDVERKRLVGPIRNIFAGTEMKLTEGPHLYQRDGWYHLLVAEGGTGYDHAVTMARSREIAGPYEVHPDNPVLTTRQDPDNPLQRAGHADLVETPDGETWMVHLCSRPLPGTRRSPLGRETAIQKVEWGEDGWLRLAHGGNAPALEVAISGDKSGVAQQAPAEEERYTFAPGALPAAFQWLRTPEPDRLFSIDARPGYLRLFGRESVGSWFEQALVARRQDTHYCSAETELEFEPDDIQQFAGLIAYYNRFKFHYLAVSLNDSGDKVLSVMSCHDEWPSGRLDIAEGGVAIEPGLSVRLGLDIHERELQFRFAQGSAGWQPIGPVLDAGLLSDEGSGRAHGYFTGNFLGMAAHDISGRATPADFAEFCYRRNAR, encoded by the coding sequence ATGACCGATACCCTTCGCAACCCGATACTCGCCGGTTTCAACCCCGACCCTTCGATCTGTCGGGTCGGCGAGGACTACTACATCGCCACCTCCACCTTCGAGTGGTATCCGGGCGTGCAGATCCACCATTCGCGGGACCTGGCCAACTGGCAACTCGTGCACCGTCCGCTGGCCCGGGCCACCCAGCTCGACATGCGCGGCAATCCCGATTCCTGCGGTATCTGGGCGCCGTGCCTGACCTACGCCGATGGCCTGTTCTGGCTGATCTACACCGACATGAAGCGCTACGAGGGCAACTTCAAGGATGGCCACAACTACCTGGTCACCGCGCCCGCCATCGAGGGGCCCTGGAGCGATCCGGTGTATCTCAACTCCAGCGGCTTCGACCCGTCACTGTTCCACGATGAGGACGGCCGCAAGTGGCTGGTCAACCTCAAGTGGGACTATCGCCAACGCGAGGGGGGCGACCGCTTCGGCGGCATCCTGCTGCAGGAATACGACGTCGAGCGCAAGCGCCTGGTCGGCCCGATCCGCAATATCTTCGCCGGTACCGAGATGAAGCTCACCGAGGGGCCGCATCTCTATCAGCGTGACGGCTGGTACCACCTGCTGGTGGCCGAGGGCGGCACCGGCTACGACCACGCCGTGACCATGGCGCGCTCGCGCGAGATCGCCGGCCCCTATGAGGTGCACCCGGACAACCCGGTGCTGACCACACGCCAGGATCCGGACAACCCGCTGCAGCGTGCCGGCCATGCCGATCTGGTGGAAACGCCCGATGGCGAAACCTGGATGGTGCACCTGTGCAGCCGCCCGCTGCCTGGCACGCGGCGCTCACCGCTGGGTCGCGAGACGGCGATTCAGAAGGTGGAGTGGGGTGAGGATGGCTGGCTGCGCCTGGCTCATGGTGGCAACGCCCCTGCGCTGGAGGTGGCCATCTCTGGTGACAAGAGCGGCGTGGCGCAGCAGGCCCCGGCCGAGGAGGAGCGCTACACCTTCGCGCCCGGCGCGCTGCCGGCGGCGTTCCAGTGGCTGCGCACACCCGAGCCCGATCGGCTGTTCTCGATCGATGCGCGGCCTGGTTACCTGCGCCTGTTCGGCCGCGAGTCGGTGGGCTCGTGGTTCGAGCAGGCGCTGGTGGCAAGGCGTCAGGACACCCACTACTGCAGCGCCGAGACCGAGCTCGAGTTCGAACCAGACGATATTCAGCAGTTCGCCGGGCTGATCGCCTACTACAACCGCTTCAAGTTCCACTACCTGGCGGTGAGCCTGAATGACAGCGGAGACAAGGTGCTCAGCGTGATGAGCTGTCACGACGAGTGGCCGAGCGGGCGGCTCGACATTGCCGAGGGCGGCGTGGCGATCGAGCCTGGCCTGTCGGTGCGCCTGGGTCTCGATATCCATGAGCGCGAGCTGCAGTTCCGCTTCGCCCAAGGCAGTGCCGGGTGGCAGCCGATCGGCCCGGTGCTGGACGCCGGGCTGCTCTCGGACGAAGGCAGCGGCCGCGCCCACGGCTACTTCACCGGCAACTTCCTGGGCATGGCGGCCCACGACATCAGCGGGCGAGCCACGCCGGCGGACTTTGCCGAGTTTTGCTACCGCCGCAACGCCCGCTGA
- a CDS encoding ABC transporter ATP-binding protein, producing MADVTLVDIEKTFRGKTTVIPNLNLHIEDGSFTVLVGPSGCGKSTLLRMIAGLETVTRGAISIGGRDVTTAEPSERNIAMVFQSYALYPHMTVAHNIDFGMRLAKVPADERKAKVAEAARLLNLEELLERKPAELSGGQRQRVAIGRAIVRNPGVFLFDEPLSNLDAALRNRMRVELAELHQRLDATMVYVTHDQVEAMTLADCIVVMNSGRIEQVGTPMALYQRPETLFVAGFIGSPKMNLIEGEVAKAYGAATLGIRPEHLEVSSEAGEWQARVRVVEMLGADAFAYVDSDATGPLIVRLPGDAEVRSGDVLNLTPRHELLHGFDVDGQRLPDDALARSQVSLA from the coding sequence ATGGCTGACGTAACCCTGGTCGACATCGAGAAGACCTTCCGTGGCAAGACCACGGTGATCCCCAACCTCAATCTGCACATCGAGGACGGCTCCTTCACCGTGCTGGTGGGCCCCTCCGGCTGCGGCAAGTCGACCCTGCTGCGCATGATCGCCGGGCTCGAGACGGTGACCCGCGGTGCCATCTCCATTGGCGGGCGTGACGTCACCACCGCCGAGCCCAGCGAGCGCAACATCGCCATGGTGTTCCAGTCCTACGCGCTCTATCCGCACATGACGGTGGCGCACAACATCGACTTCGGCATGCGCCTGGCCAAGGTGCCCGCCGATGAGCGCAAGGCCAAGGTGGCCGAGGCAGCGCGCCTGCTCAACCTGGAAGAGCTGCTCGAGCGCAAGCCGGCCGAACTCTCGGGCGGCCAACGCCAGCGCGTGGCCATTGGTCGCGCCATCGTGCGCAACCCCGGCGTGTTCCTGTTCGACGAACCGCTCTCCAACCTCGACGCCGCGCTGCGCAACCGCATGCGCGTGGAACTGGCCGAGCTGCACCAGCGGCTCGACGCCACCATGGTCTACGTCACTCACGATCAGGTCGAGGCGATGACCCTGGCCGACTGCATCGTGGTGATGAACTCCGGCCGCATCGAGCAGGTGGGTACGCCGATGGCGCTCTACCAGCGGCCGGAGACGCTGTTCGTAGCCGGTTTCATCGGCTCGCCCAAGATGAACCTGATCGAAGGCGAGGTGGCCAAGGCCTACGGCGCCGCCACGCTCGGCATTCGCCCGGAGCACCTTGAGGTGAGCAGCGAGGCGGGGGAGTGGCAGGCCCGCGTGCGGGTGGTCGAGATGCTCGGCGCCGACGCCTTCGCCTATGTCGACAGCGACGCCACCGGTCCGCTGATCGTGCGCCTGCCCGGCGATGCCGAGGTGCGCAGCGGCGACGTGCTCAACCTGACGCCGCGCCATGAGCTGCTGCATGGCTTCGATGTCGACGGCCAGCGCCTGCCGGACGATGCCCTGGCCCGGTCCCAGGTCAGCTTGGCCTGA
- a CDS encoding aldose 1-epimerase, whose product MTITLDNGELRLVVNPQVGGSVVRFDRLTECGPEPLMRPGSEDECDPNRLAMYPLVPWSNRIGGGGFAWRGRHYSLAANLPGEPLPIHGDGWQQAWQVEEQGDTWLRLGLRSREQPPFVYRAELTYHLEEAALEITLAVTHLGESSAPYGLGLHPWFPRSAEVTVEAAAEGVWEVDAAQLPTEWRGLSPGEPWDFSRGAALPTGKIDNLFTGWNGRAVLSWPERGLTLEVRADTSRYLVFSPGEQADFFCFEPVSHEVDAHRGDPQRQGLVELGTEESLSMRCRFRCLAS is encoded by the coding sequence ATGACGATCACTCTCGACAACGGCGAGCTGCGCCTGGTGGTCAACCCGCAAGTCGGGGGCTCGGTGGTGCGCTTCGACAGGCTTACCGAGTGCGGCCCTGAACCGCTGATGCGCCCGGGCAGCGAGGACGAATGCGACCCCAACCGGCTGGCCATGTACCCGCTGGTGCCGTGGTCCAATCGCATCGGCGGGGGCGGCTTCGCCTGGCGCGGCCGTCATTACTCACTGGCAGCCAATCTGCCCGGCGAGCCTCTACCGATCCACGGCGACGGCTGGCAACAGGCCTGGCAGGTGGAGGAGCAAGGCGATACGTGGCTGCGGCTCGGCCTGCGCTCCCGCGAACAGCCGCCTTTCGTCTATCGGGCGGAGCTGACTTACCACCTGGAGGAAGCTGCGCTCGAGATCACCCTCGCCGTGACCCATCTGGGGGAGAGCTCTGCCCCCTACGGCCTGGGCCTGCACCCCTGGTTTCCGCGCAGCGCCGAGGTAACAGTCGAAGCCGCTGCCGAGGGCGTGTGGGAGGTCGATGCCGCCCAACTGCCGACCGAGTGGCGCGGGCTTTCACCCGGCGAGCCCTGGGACTTTTCCCGTGGCGCGGCACTTCCTACAGGCAAGATCGACAATCTCTTTACCGGCTGGAACGGCCGGGCCGTGCTGAGCTGGCCCGAGCGTGGCCTGACGCTGGAGGTGCGTGCCGATACCTCGCGCTACCTGGTGTTCTCGCCGGGCGAGCAGGCGGATTTCTTCTGCTTCGAACCGGTCTCCCACGAGGTCGACGCGCACCGGGGCGATCCGCAGCGCCAAGGTCTGGTCGAGCTGGGCACCGAGGAAAGTCTTTCGATGCGTTGCCGTTTCCGCTGTCTCGCCAGCTAA
- a CDS encoding maltoporin, whose translation MKTPRLSAHPLARLGLIGLGCLAFGTVQAQEDFISGIDFTGYARSGIGNTAGGGDQACFRANGAGAKYRLGNECETYAELGLGATLFEQGDKSFYFNSMVGYFSNQVNDSEDTEVSLRQLYVQGHNVVDALPGASLWAGKRFYRRHDVHINDFFYWDSTGPGGGIENIDVGTGKLHLAWMRATGTDDTEYPDADNRISNDTLDIRWSDIPVNRDGTLVLGYNYGRAQLSDAQEAYYGDSEAERGHMFTVQHEQNNWFGGSNKLALQYATDGIINAGSGQGRMNAGVSPDVPGGEMWRVINHGNVWLAPDKLDLLYAAIYEEKSFDDDSGATWISAGVRPTYYWTNNLSTALELGHDYIDPENGDDSRRLTKLTLAQQWAAGVGGFARPVIRVFATYADWNGDAFQADRTSRAIDAGAAGDAIEIDDNDGLTFGVQMDVWW comes from the coding sequence ATGAAAACGCCACGTCTCTCAGCACATCCCTTGGCCCGTTTGGGCCTGATCGGGCTCGGCTGTCTCGCCTTCGGTACTGTCCAAGCGCAGGAAGACTTTATCTCCGGCATCGACTTCACCGGTTATGCGCGGTCCGGCATCGGCAACACCGCAGGCGGTGGAGATCAGGCCTGCTTTCGGGCCAATGGCGCCGGGGCCAAGTACCGCCTGGGCAACGAATGCGAGACCTATGCCGAACTGGGTCTGGGCGCGACCCTCTTTGAACAGGGCGACAAATCGTTCTACTTCAACAGCATGGTGGGTTATTTCTCGAATCAGGTGAACGATTCCGAGGATACCGAGGTGTCCCTGCGCCAGTTGTACGTGCAGGGCCACAACGTGGTCGACGCCTTGCCCGGTGCCAGCCTGTGGGCGGGCAAGCGCTTCTATCGTCGCCATGACGTGCACATCAACGACTTCTTCTACTGGGACTCCACCGGTCCCGGCGGCGGCATCGAGAACATCGACGTGGGTACCGGCAAGCTGCACCTGGCGTGGATGCGCGCCACGGGCACCGACGATACCGAATACCCCGATGCCGACAATCGCATCTCCAACGACACCCTGGACATTCGCTGGTCCGACATTCCCGTCAACCGCGATGGCACGCTGGTGCTGGGCTACAACTACGGCCGCGCTCAACTGAGCGATGCCCAAGAGGCCTACTACGGCGATAGCGAGGCCGAAAGGGGCCATATGTTCACCGTCCAACACGAGCAGAACAACTGGTTCGGCGGCTCCAACAAGCTGGCACTGCAGTACGCCACCGACGGCATCATCAATGCCGGCAGCGGTCAGGGGCGCATGAATGCCGGAGTCTCCCCGGACGTGCCCGGCGGTGAGATGTGGCGCGTCATCAACCACGGCAATGTGTGGCTCGCCCCCGACAAGCTCGACCTGCTATATGCGGCCATCTATGAAGAGAAGAGCTTCGATGACGACTCCGGAGCCACCTGGATCTCAGCGGGCGTACGTCCGACCTATTACTGGACGAACAACCTGAGCACGGCCCTCGAGCTCGGCCACGACTATATCGATCCCGAGAATGGCGACGACAGCCGCCGCCTGACCAAGCTGACCCTGGCCCAGCAATGGGCGGCGGGAGTGGGTGGCTTCGCGCGTCCGGTGATTCGCGTCTTCGCCACCTATGCGGACTGGAACGGGGACGCCTTCCAGGCGGATCGCACCAGCCGCGCCATCGACGCGGGTGCGGCAGGCGATGCCATTGAAATCGACGACAACGACGGCCTCACCTTCGGCGTGCAGATGGACGTGTGGTGGTAG
- a CDS encoding sugar porter family MFS transporter has protein sequence MQRKVMSRSAYIFMICCIAAIGGFLFGFDSGVINGTVDGLQAAFGSDSVGIGFNVASMLLGCAVGAFFAGRLADRFGRRTLLIVAAVFFLVSAWGSGVAGSSLEFVIYRVLGGMAVGAASVMTPAYISEVAPAAYRGRLATIQQVAIISGLFVAFLSNYVLAHLSGSAMVELWLGFATWRWMFWIELLPAAVFLVALLFIPESPRYLISSGRQGEARRVLGLVMPEGEVSAKLAEIDATLSRDHKPRLRDLIDRATGKVHGIVWVGIGLAVFQQLVGINVVFYYGAVLWQSVGFSEGDALLINVISGAVSIGACLVAIALIDKIGRKPLLWAGSVGMALTLASMAYAFSTASLVDGSLRLGDDMGVFALLSANAYVFFFNVSWGPVMWVMLGEMFPNQMRGSGLAIAGLFQWLANFGITMTFPIMLASIGLAGAYGFYALCAVVSVFFVLRLVKETSGKELEEMAYE, from the coding sequence ATGCAACGCAAGGTAATGAGTCGTTCGGCCTATATCTTCATGATCTGCTGCATCGCCGCCATCGGCGGCTTCCTGTTCGGCTTCGACAGCGGCGTGATCAACGGCACCGTCGACGGCCTTCAGGCCGCATTCGGCTCCGACAGCGTGGGGATCGGTTTCAACGTCGCTTCGATGCTGCTCGGCTGCGCCGTCGGCGCCTTCTTCGCCGGACGCCTGGCGGACCGCTTCGGACGCCGCACGCTGCTGATCGTGGCGGCGGTGTTCTTCCTGGTCAGCGCCTGGGGTTCGGGCGTTGCCGGAAGCTCCCTGGAATTCGTCATCTATCGTGTGCTGGGCGGCATGGCGGTGGGCGCGGCCAGCGTAATGACGCCGGCCTATATCAGTGAAGTGGCACCTGCCGCCTATCGGGGCCGGCTCGCCACCATTCAGCAGGTGGCGATCATCTCGGGGCTGTTCGTGGCCTTTCTCAGCAACTATGTGCTGGCGCACTTGTCCGGCTCGGCGATGGTCGAGCTGTGGCTGGGATTTGCCACCTGGCGCTGGATGTTCTGGATCGAGCTGTTGCCGGCGGCGGTGTTCCTGGTGGCGCTGCTGTTCATTCCCGAGAGTCCGCGTTACCTGATCAGCAGCGGCAGGCAGGGTGAGGCGCGACGGGTGCTGGGCCTGGTGATGCCCGAGGGCGAAGTGAGCGCCAAGCTGGCAGAGATCGACGCGACCCTGTCGCGGGATCATAAGCCGCGCCTGCGCGACTTGATCGATCGCGCTACCGGCAAGGTGCACGGCATCGTCTGGGTGGGCATCGGCCTGGCCGTGTTCCAGCAGTTGGTGGGTATCAACGTGGTGTTCTACTACGGTGCGGTGCTGTGGCAGTCGGTAGGCTTCTCCGAAGGTGACGCTCTGCTGATCAACGTCATCTCGGGGGCGGTGAGCATCGGTGCCTGCCTGGTTGCCATTGCCCTGATCGACAAGATCGGTCGCAAGCCGCTGCTGTGGGCGGGCTCGGTGGGCATGGCGTTGACCCTTGCCAGCATGGCCTATGCCTTCTCCACGGCGAGCCTGGTCGACGGCAGCCTGCGTCTCGGCGACGACATGGGTGTGTTTGCGCTACTGTCGGCCAACGCCTACGTATTCTTCTTCAACGTCTCCTGGGGCCCGGTGATGTGGGTCATGCTCGGCGAGATGTTCCCCAACCAGATGCGCGGCTCGGGCCTGGCCATCGCGGGGCTGTTCCAGTGGCTGGCGAACTTCGGCATCACCATGACCTTCCCCATCATGCTGGCTTCGATCGGTCTGGCGGGTGCCTATGGCTTTTACGCCCTGTGCGCGGTGGTGTCGGTCTTCTTCGTGCTGCGCCTGGTCAAGGAGACGAGTGGCAAGGAGCTCGAGGAGATGGCCTATGAATGA